CACATAGTCAAGATTCGGCCGGTCCGATGACGCGTACGGTCAAGGACGCCGCGATCTTACTCGGAGCCATGACGGCGGCAGATCCGGAAGATGCGGCTATGCTAGAGAATAGACGAATAGCGTATACGGATTATACGCCTTTCTTGGACGCGAACGGTTTGCAAGGCGCGAGAATTGGAGTTCCACGATATTATTATCGAGGATTGGACAAAGCCCGGGTGGCGATTATCGAGCGGGCGATCACCTTGTGCAAGGAACGAGGGGCGATCGTCGTAGACCCGGTATCGTTGCCGTGCGAGAGTGCGAAGTGGGACTGGGACGTGATGCGGTTCGAATTCAAAAAAGGACTGAACGACTATCTCGCTAAAGCTGGCCCCGGCGCATTCGTTCGGTCGTTAGATGAACTCATAGCCTATAACGAAGAGAATCGCGACGTCGCGCTTAAATATGGGCAAGACACGCTGATCTGGTCGAATGGAACAAGCGGCACATTGTCTGAACAGATGTACGCCGAGAGTTTGCGACTTAACCATGAGTTATCCCGTGACCAAGGCATCGACCACGTGATACGCGAATATGGGCTGGACGCGTTGATGTTCCTAGGCAACGAGGAAGGGATTGATTTGTCCGCGCGGGCGGGGTATCCTGCCATTACCGTACCGGGCGGGTACGCAGAGACAGGCATCATCGCCGAAGGCGGCTATACGACCAAAGGGCCACAGGGAATCACTTTCGTCGGAACCTCCTACAGCGAGCCTTCGCTTTTCCGTCTCGCTTACGCCTACGAACAAGCAAGCCAATACCGCTTTGCGCCGACAGATCCGGTTTAGTCTCCAATTCCGTCTGTTAAGGAACAGTTTGTTGAATGACACCAGTGGCAAAATCTAAGACTTGTCTTGGTCCGCCGCTATTTCTATTAATGGCTCTACAACTCATTTTTCAAAAGCGAACGATTTTTCAATTCAAAAACCGCGTCTATCAACGACCACCAGTCTAACTCTTTATTTTCACCGAACACCAGCAAATCTCATTTGCAGAGGCTTGCAAACATGTGCAGCACAGGCACCATCCGCCGGGTGTATCGGCATATTAAACACATCGAGGAATTGGTTATCGAATAAAAAGAAGATGAAACGCCAATTAAACCGGCAGATCTAACCTGTAGTTAACAAAAAAGAAAAAGACACCTGAGGCGTCTTTTTCCATCAGTGAACGAGAACACAGTTAGGAGGTCATCTCGGACAAGTGAAGGACTTATCATCTCTACCATACCTCAGGCTTCACCACCATGAACCATAACATGGCCAGTAAAAGAAACAAATAGATCCAGATCGAACGAGTAAGCGACTGCACCAATTTATCCTTGTCCTGATCAGTTTGATTAAACTTCCGTATCTTCGGCGAAAATGCGCGTGCCAAGAAATACAAGGAGCTTACCATGATCAATACGGTCATCACGATCCAGGACGACTTCCATGACCAATTCCCACCCATTACTAGCAATACTCCGGATATGACTAAAACATGACCGGCATGCTTCGCCAAACGTGTGGTAGACCTGAAAGTATCCAGATAGGCTTGTTGTTTGGTGAGGTCAGCCTCTCGCAATCTTTTCATCATGGGTAGCAGAACAAAAAATGGTCCAATGGACATTATGGCACTGAGAATATGTAGATAAAGAATCGCCTTATATAATAAAATGCCCACCGTTATTTTTTCATGTCCGGGCTAAATTCATGGACCCACACTCGCATTTGCGGCAGCCAAGGCATCCCAGGATGAGATGATAGAATGGATTGCTTATATTCCTCTACATTTGAATATCCCTCTTGCTTGGCATCATCATCGGTTAATTCCCCGAGCGACTGTGAATAAACCTTGTCTATTACAAATTCGTGGCCTTCGAGGGTCATGATTTCACCAACATCTGCGTAGCGTCCATTGCGACGGGTCGCGGTTTTTTGTCCTGACAATACTTTCTCGATATCCGGCTTCACGGTAATTAAACGATCGATTGTACAGGTTTTGGGTGGCAAAGCGTTGGAACCCATTTGATTTTGCATACATGTCATCCTCCTTTTTTCTTCAAAACCACTTTATCATAAGTCGAGCCATGAATGCACAAGCACACGACTGTATGGTTGGACGGGTGGGTCAGTCTTTAACGGTCAGAATAGTGTAATAACATAGAAAAGACCCATCCTCATGGGGTCTTAGCATATTATCGGTTAATATTATTTTTTGGTATCCAATTTAACCATAGACTTTAGTACTTTTACTAATTGCTCTGGTGTAGTTCGCCCAGTGATTATGTACCACGTTTTTCCATTATTATAAGACCAACCAGCATCCGAACGAACACCCTCATTTGTATCAATAGCTGTCATCTGTCCATTTATTGCACCATGAACAGGATTACTTCCCTTTGGAATTGTAGCCATGACACGCTTCATGATATTAATAGCATTGTTAGTATTCTCTGCCCATACCAAGTATTCCCACCCGTTATCTTTCCAGATAAATGCTCTTTTATTAGCAGAATACTTTACATCATACCCGTTAAATTTAGTGGCTCCCTCTGGTATCTCGAACATTTCGTATGTAGAGAAAGGCTGTTTTCGGTAACTAGGAAGTGTACCTGCTGACATTGTCATTACGTCAAAAGTAAGCATTTTTGATTCTCCATCATGCACTCTTTGGCGTGATATCTCGAATAAATAATGGTCTTTACTTACTTCAAGTTTGCTTACAAATAAAGAACCAAGACTTCGAGAAAATTCAGATGAAGCTATATAAGTAGGAACATACACAGCAACATCTACTTTTTTCAGTTCATCAACATACTGTCTATCCCAAGTAAACGGTTCGACTTCCTCGTCTTGAATAGCGACAGCAACAGAAGCAAAACCGATAAGCACTGTAACAAAGAGCAAGATAACTTTCTTCTGCATAAAGCACCAAGCACCTCCTCACCTATTTTTTGTATATGGGTAAATTCTATGCGAAGTGTTTTATGAAACAAAAAAGTGGATAGTCATTTGTCCAGTTTTGAACAACTGGGTTTCGATAGTTCAATAAGGCAGTGTAAGACTCTATTATTCAGTTTAGATCCATAGACTACTTCATTCCGACGTATAGACTAAAACTAATAATCATTTATCTGGTGATTTAGTTAATAGGGGGGGTGGAACTTATCCGGAAGGTACATATCATGACGCGAAGACTTAAGAGTTAATAAAGGCTAGTATAAATGAAAAAATTCCTTGTATACTTACTTTTAGTGGCGGTTTTTTCCGCTTTTCTTTGTTTTTACTTTGATAAATTTATGATTGGTTACGGGATAATATTTGGGATTATAACGATTATTACGGCAATCGCTAATATGGTAAGCATAGATAACACGATCTATTTAGACAAGAAAATGAATGAATATAAGGAACATAACAAGTCCCCTTAATTGCGAAAGGGGACACTTGTCTAAAGTCTGGAGAGGGTAGAGAGTATCCCTCTTCTTTTTTATTGCTTCAATCCAAGCGCAGGCTCCCAGCCAAAGCTGTCAAACCACTGCTTCCGTATGAAGTTTGAGAGAGCTTGTCTCACATAAGGAATGACGTTCGGGGGTAATTTATCCATATCCACCCATACGAGCTCATCGCATTTATTCGGCTCGGCATTGATAATTTCTCCGCGCCATTCAGTGGCAGCGACGAAAAAATCAATGCGCTCATCATTGGAGCGACGATGCATGACGCCTACCATCTCCAAGCTCGCTGGATCGATGTCTATTCCGCACTCTTCTTTTGCCTCGCGGATCGCGGCTGTCTTCACTTCTTCATTCCCATCCAGATGTCCAGCAGGCACACTGTAATTGCCGTCTTCGTAGCCGGTATTATAGCGGCGTAATAACAAGACTTGCGCACCCTTCACCAGGAAAAGGTGAACGGCGACCTGCATCGCGAAGCGCTCTTTCTGCATGCGGATTCTCCTCTATTAATGATATTCTTCCGGGCGATGATTCTCAGCAGCCTGTCTACGGCGTTCCAGTCTGTTTTTTTTCAAAATAGGTGAGCTGGTCAAGCCCATAAGCAGCATAATAATTCCAGCAGCACCCAGGACGATTCCGATTATAAGATAAAGCCAATTCATTGAAAAAGACCTCCTTCATTCATGCAAAGCGAACATGATTCTAAATGGGAACTATGCTATAATGGCACAGTGTGTTTTTACCAGATACTCGGTAGTTATTTCTAGAAAACGCAGGGAGGATTTTGCGAGATGACTCAGCATACGTCTGTTGATCAGCTATCCATTAATACCATCCGCACGCTGGCGATTGATGCCATCGAGAAGGCGAATTCCGGTCACCCGGGTATGCCGATGGGTGCAGCCCCTATGGCACATGTACTGTGGAGCCGCTTTATGAAAGTAAATCCGAGCAACCCAAATTGGATTGACCGTGACCGTTTTGTCCTCTCAGCAGGACATGGCTCTATGCTATTATACTCGATGTTGCATCTGATGAAATACGATGTTTCACTGGAAGACCTACATAACTTTCGTCAATGGGGCAGCAAAACACCTGGTCACCCTGAGTTTGGACACACGGCGGGTGTTGACGCGACAACCGGTCCTCTGGGACAAGGGATCGCGATGGCTGTCGGCATGGCGATGGCTGAAAAGCACATGGCAGCTGTTTACAACCGCGACAATTTTGACATCGTTGACCATTACACATACGTGATCTGCGGCGATGGTGACCTGATGGAGGGTGTATCCAGCGAGGCTTCTTCTCTGGCCGCTCACCTGAAACTGGGTAAAATGATCGTGCTCTACGATTCGAACGATATCTCTCTGGATGGAGAGCTTTCCCGTTCCTTCTCTGAAAATGTAGCGGGTCGCTACCAAGCGTATGGTTGGCAATACATTCGCGTAGAAGACGGCAATGATCTGGCTGCTATTGACGCGGCTATCGCAGAAGCGAAAAAAGATTTGGATCGTCCTACCTTGATCGAAGTAAAAACCGTCATTGGATACGGAAGCCCGAACAAAGGCGGCTCCAGCTCTTCTCACGGCGCTCCACTTGGAAAAGACGAAGTGAAGCTGACAAAAGCAAACTACGAGTGGCACCATGAAAGTGAGTTCCACGTACCACAAGAAGTGACTGATTTCTTCGCAGGCTTGGCTGATGCTGGCGAAAAAGCAGAAGCTGCTTGGCGCGACCAGTTTGCTGCTTACGCAAAAGCGTATCCGGAACTGGCGCTGCAATTTACAACTGCACAAGAAGGTCAACTGCCTGCTGGTTGGGACAACCATATGCCAACGTATGAAGCTGGCGCGAAGCTAGCGACACGTGTTGCTTCCGGTAATGCGATCAATGCATTGGCAAACAGCGTTCCGTTCTTCCTGGGCGGATCTGCTGACTTGGCACATTCCAACAACACGGTGATTAAAGAAGCGGGCAACTTCCTGCCAGGTTCTTACGATGGCCGCAACATTTGGTTTGGTGTTCGCGAATTTGCAATGGGTGCAGCCCTCAACGGTATGGCTCTCCACGGTGGCGTAAAAGTATACGGTGGTACGTTCTTCGTGTTCTCCGACTACGTGCGTCCGGCGATTCGCCTCTCTGCATTGATGAAGCAGCCAGTCGTCTACGTATTTACACATGACTCGATCGCAGTTGGTGAAGACGGACCGACGCATGAGCCGATTGAGCAGCTCGCTTCCTTGCGCGCAATGCCAGGCTTGACCATTCTTCGTCCGTCTGATGCAGTGGAGACAAACGAAGCTTGGAAATATGCTGTATCCCGCACAGATGAGCCAATCGTTCTGGTGCTGACTCGTCAAAACCTGCCAGTTCTGCCTGAGACCATTGAGAAAGCGGCAGAAGGCGTGAGCAAAGGGGCGTATGTTCTCGCAGACGCTCCAAGCGGCAATCCGCAGCTCATCCTGCTCGCAACTGGATCTGAGGTATCTCTCGTGATGCAGGCGCGTGAGCAATTGCTCGCGAAAGGTATTGAAACACGCGTTGTTTCCATGCCGAGCTGGAATCTGTTCGAGCGTCAACCGAAAGAGTATCGCGACGCTGTGATTCCACCGTCCGTAAAAGCACGCGTGGCGGTAGAAATGGGCTCTCCAATGGGCTGGGAGCGTTATGCTGGCGATAACGGTACGGTCATCGCAATCGATCAGTTTGGCGCATCTGCACCAGGTGAGCGTATCATGAAGGAATACGGCTTCACGGTAGAAAATGTTGTAGCTGAAGCAGAAAAACTGCTGAAATAAATCGTAAACCTTTAGTAAAAAGCCTATCTTCTGTTTCAGGAGATAGGCTTTTCCAGTGACAAACGGAATTTTGTATGGAATGATAGACTACAACCCAAAACAGAAACTTTTTTGAAATGGGACCGTCTATATAAGATGTGGGGGAGAGAGAGAAGACCAGGAGGTGAATAATGGCAGCAAAGGCCAAGAAGAAAGTCAAGAAGAAAAAGAACAACTTGCTGATGATTGCCGTATCGTTTGCAATTTTCCTTATCCTAAGTGTGATTGGGGGCTACTTCGCCCTGTTGTATGCGGGAGACCGGATGATTGAGGAAAACGTACAAAAGCTACAGGACTTAAAAGCAGAACCAACGGTCATATACGACAAAAACGGAGTAGAGATGACGAGCCTGATTCGTCAGAAGAACCGTGTATACAAACCGATTAATGAAATGCCAAAGACTTTGATCGATGCTTTCCTCGCCGTAGAGGATAAGCGCTTTTATGAACACAAGGGCGTCGATATGGTTCGGATCGGTGGCGCCATCGTCAATGACATCAAAAAAGGATCGTTAGCTGAAGGGGGAAGTACCATTACCCAACAGCTAGCAAGAAACGTCTTTCTCACCCTAGACCAAACATTCTGGCGTAAAACAAAAGAAATGAGTATCGCGATTGGCTTGGAGCGCAAGTACTCCAAGGATCAAATTTTAGAGATGTACTTGAACCGCGTTTATTTGGGTGAAGGGGAATTTGGGGTAGAGGATGCTGCCCAGTATTACTTCGGCAAGTCGGTAAGCAATGTTACCGTTGCAGAAGCAGCGATGCTGGCGGCCATTCCAAAAGCACCGACTACTTATTCACCTTTTAACAATCCAGAAAAAGCGAAACTGCGTCGAGACACCGTTATTCGTCTGATGTATGAGCAAGGAATCATTACTAATGAACAAAAAGACGCAGCTCAAGCAGAGGCATTGCCAAAAGAACCGCATGAAGTGGCGGGTGCGAGCTTGAAAAAAGGCTATCGCGCGTTTTTTGACAATATGTTGAAAGAGTCCGAAGCAGAGTTCGGTGTAACGGAAGAGGAGCTGTATCGCGGAGGATGGAACGTTTACACATCCTTCGATCCGAAAGTACAGGATGCCATGATAGAGGAATATGCCAAAGCCAAAAACTTCCCGAAAGATGGCGCCAAGCGCGGTGTAGAATCATCGATGATTGTCATCGACGCGAAAACGGGCGGAATTGCTGGGATGATAGGTGGACGCAATTATGCGCCAAAAGGCTTTAACTATGCGACAGATATGAAGCGTCAGCCGGGCTCCAGCTTTAAGCCGATTGCCGTGTTCGCTCCAGCAGTCAATAAAGATATCAACAAATGGAACGCGAATTCACAACTGAGCAACAAACGGCAGAGCTTTAATGGCTATGAGCCGCGCAACTACAATAACCGCTACACGGAAACAGTAAGTATGAGCCGGGCGATGATCGACTCCGCGAATATCCCGCCTGTTTGGCTGTTAAATGAAATTGGGGTATCAGAAAGCTTGGCATACCTCAAGAAAGTCGGCATAGAGCTGACACCGAATGACCGAAACCTGGCGATTGCTCTCGGGGGATTGAATGAAGGTATATCCCCGCTGGAAATGGCTCAGGCCTATACACCTTTTGTGAATGCAGGGGTAGTGTCTGAGGCGCACTCGATCAGCAAGGTCGAGAATAAGGATGAGGGTGTCGTTCGTGAATACCAGCCAAAACAATCTGAAGCACTGAAGCCGGAAGCAGCTTGGGAGATTCACACCATGCTGGAGAAAGCGGTTCAGGAAGGGACAGGGAAGGCAGCGCGTATTTCTGGCCGCCATGTTGCAGGTAAAACCGGTACGACCCAATCAATAGCAGGCGATAGCAAAGCAAACAAGGATGCTTGGTTTGTGGGCTATACTCCGGAATATGTCGGTGCCGTTTGGATGGGCTTCGATCCGGAGGACAAACAGCATTTGATGCACCAAGGAAGTAGCATGACGGCGCAAATGTTCTCCAAAGTGCTGGGAACTGCCTTAAAAGGTGTACCGTCATCGGACTTCGTTCGACCAGAAGGCGCCGTACAACATAAACAAGAGGAAGTTGAATCGGAAATCCAATTGGCTGCGGATATGACATTGGACACAAGTACGAATAAATTGATGGTCGTGCTTAGCTGGATTGGTGGGGCTAACGGAGATACGTACGATCTGTACCGCATTAGCGAAAACGGTGAAAGACAGCTCATCTCTGCGGGTATGAAG
The window above is part of the Brevibacillus antibioticus genome. Proteins encoded here:
- a CDS encoding amidase family protein produces the protein MARTLNDSLIEADIVSLQLAMESGELSSAACVSWYLERIERLNPKLKAVLEVNPDAIAVAKRLDAERREHGARGPLHGIPILLKDNINTGDRMHTSAGSVALAEHFAPKDSVVAAQLRAAGCVFLGKANMTEWANFMSGTMWAGYSSRGGLTLNPYGPGELFVGGSSSGSGAAVAANLCAAAIGTETSGSIISPSSQNGIVGIKPTIGLVSRTGIIPITHSQDSAGPMTRTVKDAAILLGAMTAADPEDAAMLENRRIAYTDYTPFLDANGLQGARIGVPRYYYRGLDKARVAIIERAITLCKERGAIVVDPVSLPCESAKWDWDVMRFEFKKGLNDYLAKAGPGAFVRSLDELIAYNEENRDVALKYGQDTLIWSNGTSGTLSEQMYAESLRLNHELSRDQGIDHVIREYGLDALMFLGNEEGIDLSARAGYPAITVPGGYAETGIIAEGGYTTKGPQGITFVGTSYSEPSLFRLAYAYEQASQYRFAPTDPV
- a CDS encoding DUF2269 family protein, producing the protein MGILLYKAILYLHILSAIMSIGPFFVLLPMMKRLREADLTKQQAYLDTFRSTTRLAKHAGHVLVISGVLLVMGGNWSWKSSWIVMTVLIMVSSLYFLARAFSPKIRKFNQTDQDKDKLVQSLTRSIWIYLFLLLAMLWFMVVKPEVW
- a CDS encoding ASCH domain-containing protein; protein product: MQNQMGSNALPPKTCTIDRLITVKPDIEKVLSGQKTATRRNGRYADVGEIMTLEGHEFVIDKVYSQSLGELTDDDAKQEGYSNVEEYKQSILSSHPGMPWLPQMRVWVHEFSPDMKK
- a CDS encoding NUDIX hydrolase, which gives rise to MQKERFAMQVAVHLFLVKGAQVLLLRRYNTGYEDGNYSVPAGHLDGNEEVKTAAIREAKEECGIDIDPASLEMVGVMHRRSNDERIDFFVAATEWRGEIINAEPNKCDELVWVDMDKLPPNVIPYVRQALSNFIRKQWFDSFGWEPALGLKQ
- the tkt gene encoding transketolase; this translates as MTQHTSVDQLSINTIRTLAIDAIEKANSGHPGMPMGAAPMAHVLWSRFMKVNPSNPNWIDRDRFVLSAGHGSMLLYSMLHLMKYDVSLEDLHNFRQWGSKTPGHPEFGHTAGVDATTGPLGQGIAMAVGMAMAEKHMAAVYNRDNFDIVDHYTYVICGDGDLMEGVSSEASSLAAHLKLGKMIVLYDSNDISLDGELSRSFSENVAGRYQAYGWQYIRVEDGNDLAAIDAAIAEAKKDLDRPTLIEVKTVIGYGSPNKGGSSSSHGAPLGKDEVKLTKANYEWHHESEFHVPQEVTDFFAGLADAGEKAEAAWRDQFAAYAKAYPELALQFTTAQEGQLPAGWDNHMPTYEAGAKLATRVASGNAINALANSVPFFLGGSADLAHSNNTVIKEAGNFLPGSYDGRNIWFGVREFAMGAALNGMALHGGVKVYGGTFFVFSDYVRPAIRLSALMKQPVVYVFTHDSIAVGEDGPTHEPIEQLASLRAMPGLTILRPSDAVETNEAWKYAVSRTDEPIVLVLTRQNLPVLPETIEKAAEGVSKGAYVLADAPSGNPQLILLATGSEVSLVMQAREQLLAKGIETRVVSMPSWNLFERQPKEYRDAVIPPSVKARVAVEMGSPMGWERYAGDNGTVIAIDQFGASAPGERIMKEYGFTVENVVAEAEKLLK
- a CDS encoding PBP1A family penicillin-binding protein — its product is MAAKAKKKVKKKKNNLLMIAVSFAIFLILSVIGGYFALLYAGDRMIEENVQKLQDLKAEPTVIYDKNGVEMTSLIRQKNRVYKPINEMPKTLIDAFLAVEDKRFYEHKGVDMVRIGGAIVNDIKKGSLAEGGSTITQQLARNVFLTLDQTFWRKTKEMSIAIGLERKYSKDQILEMYLNRVYLGEGEFGVEDAAQYYFGKSVSNVTVAEAAMLAAIPKAPTTYSPFNNPEKAKLRRDTVIRLMYEQGIITNEQKDAAQAEALPKEPHEVAGASLKKGYRAFFDNMLKESEAEFGVTEEELYRGGWNVYTSFDPKVQDAMIEEYAKAKNFPKDGAKRGVESSMIVIDAKTGGIAGMIGGRNYAPKGFNYATDMKRQPGSSFKPIAVFAPAVNKDINKWNANSQLSNKRQSFNGYEPRNYNNRYTETVSMSRAMIDSANIPPVWLLNEIGVSESLAYLKKVGIELTPNDRNLAIALGGLNEGISPLEMAQAYTPFVNAGVVSEAHSISKVENKDEGVVREYQPKQSEALKPEAAWEIHTMLEKAVQEGTGKAARISGRHVAGKTGTTQSIAGDSKANKDAWFVGYTPEYVGAVWMGFDPEDKQHLMHQGSSMTAQMFSKVLGTALKGVPSSDFVRPEGAVQHKQEEVESEIQLAADMTLDTSTNKLMVVLSWIGGANGDTYDLYRISENGERQLISAGMKETSYVDVLDSPKQYQYQVVPRNAQGEEGTPSKTVPIDSKKLENLINQDPGHNEEGSNQGQNPDGTGNGNGEIPPDQGTGGTGSHTNNGSGSQPPNPGTGEVPPDIANPVPGQTNGSSNEIQLPPPPQEEGQNQSPDASNG